GGGCCTGGATGAcctgcagaaagagaaaagaaaagttaataaaaatgaaaacaagtagcAGTTGATGCTGACGGAACACAAGAAATGCGAGAAGCCACAGAGGGCAGGGGACAGGGCAGTGACAAAATGCTGTAAGAGGACACGCAGAACTGCCagctcggccacacaggccccaTAACCCCAGCaccgaggcaggaggaggaggagccaagGCTACCCAGGGGGGTAGAgcctgtctctctcacacacagagaaatctatGTGAGGATGGATAAAGGGGCTAGCACCCACTCACCCATGGGAGATCCAAAAGGAGGCCCTCGGGGGGGCATGCCCATGGGAGGAGGTCCAGGATGCGGCATTCCAGGAGGTGGCCGGGGTGGTGGTTGTCCTCCAGAGCCTGGAGGCCCAGCATGGGGGTGTCCTAGGCCATGGGGGCCATGGTGGGCCAGCTGCATCTGGGACATCCCTATGAAAatagaacaaaggaaaaggagacaAAAGGAACTAAGcgcaaagaaagaacaaaatgacaAGAGCGACACGGAGAATATTAAAACAGGGCTACCACTGTCCTTCACCTGTCAACAGTGAGACCCAACCAGTTCTGTAGGCTCTTCACtttccttctatgattttatttttatatcaaaactTGTCTGAAGGTGACTGACAGCAGTGGTCAAAGTAGCCACGCTGCTAATTTACCTCCAAGTTTATTTAGCACATCAGAAATATCTTTTCTCTTGATGTGAAGAAAAAAGACAACGAAATGTGCACTCGTTTTTCTTCTATGATCAAGCACAGGCACGGTGACAGCACGTATACAACAGCAGAATGTTTGCTCTAAGACAGGACTTGGGACGGTGGCAGTCATACCCCAGGGCAAAGGCTTCATTCTACAaggactagttccaggacagccagagctatacacagaaaaaccctgactcagGAAGCTCACACCTGCATTCTCCAGCATgttgaaggctgaggcaggaggatcagtagcAGATGAAGAACAACCTTAGCTACCTAGCAAAGTCGAGACCAGTTTGGGCAACATAAGACTCtggctcaaaaaacaataaaaactaaattataaaaaataaaataaatgccagtgggtggtggtgcacgcctttaaccccagaacttgagaatagaggcaggcggatctggtctacagagatagttccaggacaccaagaaaccctgtctcgaaaaaccaaaaaaaataaaataaacttttttcttgcCATAGTAGTGcacaagggaggcagaaacaggcagatttgTTGCGTttaggctagcctgctctacagtgttccaggccagccaggaatatACTGTAAAGCCACCACCAGCACTGAAAAAAGGTTCCTTAAGAGGACAGCAGAGTGGACATCAACGGCTCCCGGCAGAAAGTCTGGCGTGCGCAAATCGCCAAACGGCAAACACGGAAATACTAATAACTAGGCCATCAGGAGAACCTGAGTACAGAGTGCTATGGCAATTTCATAAGTGACAGGAACAGAAGAATTTTAAGGACACGTCTATGAACATCCTAGAAAAATCACTCAGGAAAAAGTAgatcaaagacagagaaaattagAGCCAAAGAGACAGGAGATCAGCAGTCATTACAGGTGCAGGAGAGCAGGGTGCCGGCTTGTGGCCAAGGGCGGGAACACACGTTAGATTCGCAAGTGGATGACAGAACAGACAAACTCCCAGAGCTGTGAACTTAGCGGCTACAAACAAGGGCTGTGGAAGAAGgctcaggaaggaaagaaaagcaacctGTGGGCTGAGGAGCAGCCTTGTCTAGCCTGTCATTAAGATCCATGGACCAGAGACCCAGAAGGAATCAGTACCTGCACATTTAGCACTACAGATAAACATAGAAAAGAGAACCAAACAGACAGAAGGGGGGGCGGGGGCTGGTCCAGGTTGCTAAGGCTGATAAGTCAcatggagaataaagaaaaacagaaaaacacaagaaTTTCAAACAGGAAGACATGGCTAGTCACATGCATAGCAGTGGTTGAGAAGCTGAAACggctggttggtggtggcgccatctttaatcctagcacttgggaggcagacaggcagatctcttaaggcatgcctggtctacaatgcaagttcccaaaacgaaacaaaatcaaacaaaaaaaggaagcagaaacatCACCTAGATTTGGCAACTGAGTTACTACCTGGGAATGGGAGGAGGCTAAGAGTTAAAACAACAGCAAGTACAGCCTAGTctgcagaaaatgaaaagctgGAGATGAAGTGGGAGCGTATAGAAGTATGGTTTTCTGACGGAAAGGGGGACCCTGGACTACTTCCTCCCAAGACAAAGAGCAGCGGCCGGGCAATGACCAAGGCAGTCTCACAAGCTCAGCTCCTCTTCCCAGCAAAGAGCACTCACCTGGATGGGGCATCCCACCTGGGGGGAACGGGTGAGGATGTGAATGTCCGTGACCAGGATGTCCAGCTCCTGGAGTTCCCGCTGCTGGGGGGCCATGTCCTCCAGCCCCAGGTGGCATCGGGGGCGGGGGCATGGCTGGGGGTATCCCGGGAGGCAGGGCTCCAGGAGGGGGCACCGGAGGTGGGAAGGAGCCAGGAGGAGGCATGCCTGTGTGAGAAGGGAGAGTTAGTGCTGGTGTCCAGCCTCCTGAAGACACCCAACAGCTTCGTCCCTTCCACCACCGCTCCCTGTTCTCACTGCCCACTGATTTAATGGCTCCCTCCTTCAGGGCCTCCCTGGTGTAGTTTGAACTAAAAGCTTTACCTGGTGGAGGAAGTCCAGAACCCAGGGATGAAACCACAGGGTTGGGGGCAGAAGGTGGAGGGGGTGCGTCGGCAAACAGCTGATGAGGGCGGTCAGCCTGGGACAGGGGGTTCTGGGCTGCCAGAAGTcgctcagctgctgagccatggcGCTCGCCCTTCGAGTCCTTCTTGAAGGCGTAGGACACAGTGATAGGACGGTTACACAGGTACTGCCCATTCATGGCCTCGATTGCTGCGTCCGAAGCGTCAAATGAAGCGAAGTTAATGAAGGCA
The nucleotide sequence above comes from Microtus pennsylvanicus isolate mMicPen1 chromosome 7, mMicPen1.hap1, whole genome shotgun sequence. Encoded proteins:
- the Sf3b4 gene encoding splicing factor 3B subunit 4, producing MAAGPISERNQDATVYVGGLDEKVSEPLLWELFLQAGPVVNTHMPKDRVTGQHQGYGFVEFLSEEDADYAIKIMNMIKLYGKPIRVNKASAHNKNLDVGANIFIGNLDPEIDEKLLYDTFSAFGVILQTPKIMRDPDTGNSKGYAFINFASFDASDAAIEAMNGQYLCNRPITVSYAFKKDSKGERHGSAAERLLAAQNPLSQADRPHQLFADAPPPPSAPNPVVSSLGSGLPPPGMPPPGSFPPPVPPPGALPPGIPPAMPPPPMPPGAGGHGPPAAGTPGAGHPGHGHSHPHPFPPGGMPHPGMSQMQLAHHGPHGLGHPHAGPPGSGGQPPPRPPPGMPHPGPPPMGMPPRGPPFGSPMGHPGPMPPHGMRGPPPLMPPHGYTGPPRPPPYGYQRGPLPPPRPTPRPPVPPRGPLRGPLPQ